The following nucleotide sequence is from Echeneis naucrates chromosome 17, fEcheNa1.1, whole genome shotgun sequence.
AACATTATCTGTCTATAATGTTGTGGCTCCTCATGATGTATCTGCATTGTAGGTGTTAATCCGTGTCCATGCCTGTGGAGTGAACCCAGTGGAGACTTACATCCGTGCTGGTACCTACGCACGTAAACCCACCCTACCCTATACTCCAGGCACTGATGTAGCCGGTGTGGTTGAGACTGTTGGAGAAGGGGTTACGGCTGTCAAGGTAAAAGCACAGTGGATGCAATAGTGTGCACATTAAAACAGGAAGAATGGTGGATACATTCTactttggttttggtttgtaAAGCAGATGTCCTGTGACTCAACAGGAGGACATAAAAAGCTGGAgcctcatttataaatgtgGCGTATGCACAAAATGGGCCTTACGTCACTTTCCACACAAAAGTGATCTACAAAAAACAGGTTTGACGGCACAATGTGTTCACCTCTAAGCAACCTGACAAGCAAAATGATCCTCAATAGAAatccaaagcaaccaaagaagCTTCATAGGTAGAAAAATTGGAATGACTACATAAATTCATCATGACAGTGACCCATGGCTTTTGGGTGTACATACACTTTTAGTAACAATCCGATCGTTATAAATTAGGCCCCTGGACTGTGTACAAATGAATTTTACTGTAAagtcattgttttgtgttgtgatgcAACACAGACTCCCCGGCCACCAAATAAACGtaatttttatacattttaaatttcattgtCAACTTGTTGTCACCAGCTGAGATGTAAACATttcgtgtgttttccaggcGGGGGACCGTGTTTTCACCACAGGAATAGAGTCTGGAGGTTATGCTGAGTACACCATAGCAGCTGAGGACTGTGTCTACAAGCTACCTGATACTTTAGATTTCACACAGGGGGCAGCCATCGGGATTCCGTACTTCACTGCCTACAGAGCTCTGGTTCACAAGTGAGACCTTGCCTCATGAACTCAAGTGAACTCTTCTACTGTACAAGTTCAATAACTGCATAAGCGTACACGACCACACTAAGATTTATTGACAAATGTAGTCTtccttttgatttattttattttttgttatattatattCATAATGTTCAGGAGAATATTAGGTTTTAGTTCTTTTTAAGACACGCCCAATTTGAGCATGGAGGGTTTTTACTATCGTGATAAGGAAATCAATGTGCCCTCCATTCAAGAGTAACAGCAAAGGCACTCAAGTCTTATGATGTGtcttgttttgggtttttttttttttttttttgttagaaatTAGCAAAGAATTGCAGTTTTGCCCATAATCAATTATGTAGATCAATTAGGGgaagagaaatacaaaaaaaatttgctAAGGGCTACAACAACAcgtgaaacagtgaaataagAAAGTCATTTCACAAAAGATAGGCAATTTATTGAATGGCCAACAATATGAAAACATGTTAATCTGCTCTGATTGTAATTTGCAGAGGCCACTCCAAGCCTGGCGAGACAGTCCTCATACATGGAGCCAGTGGGGGGGTGAGAGTTGGTTTTATTCTccaaaaataatccaaatgttTCCATAGTTAATATCTTCCTAGAAAAGAATTTGAAAGAAGCCAAAGAATAAATCAGGTTATCCAGAGAAAGGCAAATCACTTTTGTTTCAGCTCTAAAATATGGAGTCACGTTTGTATCTTTATTATTCAATCAAATAGAATAGGGTTGCAACCAATAAAGAGATATGAGAGCAAAAGAGAATAGGTTGCAAtccaaaaaaagattaaaaaacttttttgagaGCAGGTTTCTTGAACCTCattcaaaaataatgtttgcaagtaaaaatgtatGATCATTTTGCTTATAAATCAGTCCTCTCTGTTTGCAAGGTAAAAAGTTCAACTACACTTAATGGGCAGGGCCTTTGCTGATGGATGAGAGAAAAGTTTCTATTGGTGGGCTTGACGTGGCTCTAGAGCAGTTTACACTGCCCATTAAACCCTCAATTATGAGATACTGGGAGGTAAGTTGATAGTCTATTGCCCTTTGAAACTTTGAACTAtgaacacaacaataacacaacaagaGCAATAAGTtaaggaatggaaaaaaaatatgtacaggCATAATATGACATTGTGAGACAAATAAAGTGCAAGTGAGTGATTTGTTTTGTGGTCAGGCGGTTACTGACGCTTTGTGATGGCCTTTGGGAAGAAACTGTTCTTGTGTCTGGATTTTTTTGGTGTACAGTGTTCTGTAACGCCTGCCAGAGGGGAGAGGTTCAAACAGGTTGTGTCCGGGGTGTGAGCGGCTACAgagatgtggggggggggggaatgtaaaaaaaaaaaaaaaaaaaaaaaaactatatatatatatatatatatatatatatgtatgtatgtgtgtgtatatatgtgtatataaatTTGCCTCACCAGATAATTTTTGACCCACTGGTGTGTCTAAGGCTTTGCAAGCAGAAGTTTTAAACTTTAAAGGAAAGAGGGATGATTTATAACCAAAAGGTCATCAAtcataaatttttatttttacaaatatcTTTGGTTAAAGTTCAAGAAATATGCcctcacaacattttttttttttttttgcattgcaaCCTATTctgttttccacaaaaaaaatgccacaaatttattttatttgattgtaTATAAACTATACTACCATACTAAAATTTTtaagcatgcatgcatgtgtaggttGGCGTGGCAGCATGCCAACTGTCTCGTGCTCTGGGTCTCAGGGTCTTTGGAACAGCAGGGACTCCAGGGGGTATGAACCTCGCTCTCAACAACGGTGCTCACATGGCCTTTAATCACAGAGAGGACGGCTACACAGATAAAATCATGGTTGGTATTCACAGTTCAACACCCTGTacaaacacttacacacacaagtACTAATTTTTAATCTTGATCGCGAAAATGCTGCCCACAGGGTGTGGTGGAAATTCATGGAATATCCTGGTGCAAAGAATAAACATGTTCAACTTAGCCAGTCTGAGTAGAGACAAAGTTCTTTCCCCCAAGTGGGTTAGAGAAGTCTGACAATTTCTGTGTATTCATCTCAGTTTTAAACATGTTGATTTGTGTCTCCTGTGCTGACATCATGAGATCTCTGACCTGACAGTATACTGATAGGCATTGAATAATGGTCAAACTATTAAGGCCACATTATCTCTAGCAGGACAGGTTTTGATAACTATTAATAATCAGTTTAGGTCAATTCAGAAGTTCACGtccaccattgttatcactTTTTACATtcccccgtcagctgatgcagcggtagcctgtgaagtcatcagctccactgctgccaaactactgactgaacacccagatgcattcatgttatatattttattccctatgtgtaatgctgctgttacactgcaatttcccagtctgggataaataaagtatctatctatctatcttcaGG
It contains:
- the cryz gene encoding quinone oxidoreductase isoform X1; this encodes MAARMMRAISVTEFGGPSVLRLCSDMIVPQPRHKQVLIRVHACGVNPVETYIRAGTYARKPTLPYTPGTDVAGVVETVGEGVTAVKAGDRVFTTGIESGGYAEYTIAAEDCVYKLPDTLDFTQGAAIGIPYFTAYRALVHKGHSKPGETVLIHGASGGVGVAACQLSRALGLRVFGTAGTPGGMNLALNNGAHMAFNHREDGYTDKIMNATGGKGVDLIVEMLSNVNLSKDLQMLTYGGRLMAVGSRGQIEINPRDVMAKESSVIGVVLFFATPEEKRECAAFLYTGMETGWLRPAVGSQYPLDKAAQAHHDIIESPGAAGKIVLTM
- the cryz gene encoding quinone oxidoreductase isoform X2 → MAARMMRAISVTEFGGPSVLRLCSDMIVPQPRHKQVLIRVHACGVNPVETYIRAGTYARKPTLPYTPGTDVAGVVETVGEGVTAVKAGDRVFTTGIESGGYAEYTIAAEDCVYKLPDTLDFTQGAAIGIPYFTAYRALVHKGHSKPGETVLIHGASGGVGVAACQLSRALGLRVFGTAGTPGGMNLALNNGAHMAFNHREDGYTDKIMAVGSRGQIEINPRDVMAKESSVIGVVLFFATPEEKRECAAFLYTGMETGWLRPAVGSQYPLDKAAQAHHDIIESPGAAGKIVLTM